The DNA window gtgtgtgtgtgtgtctgttgctgctgcttttaaagGCATGCGGGTGtcatagttgttgttgttgttttttttttgttgaccaGTGCGTGACTTGTGGGCTCGGCCGtcgcccaaaaaaaaaacaacaacaacagcaacactcaagccaacagcagcagcagcagcaacttcgaAGCCAACACATTTGTATGGCAAACCTGACGccttgttgcaagttgcaagttgcaactgcagcggttcttgttgctgctgctgctgcttttgggtCAAGTAAGAGGCATTTGCGATTGCATTTCggattttcatttgtatttgtattttatttgatttgattccGTTTAATGCTTTGCGCCCAGGATTTGTTTGCGACTTTGCAGTGACTCACGCGCCGCTTGGCTGCGCCTCATTTGGTAGCCAGCGCTTCTCAATTTATGGACTGCGTACGCTCTATGCCAATAGAACGGaagtaattacaaaaaatgtttaaaattgcaatcgcaatttaattgtcggtctgtctgtctgtctgtctcgaTCGCTGACGTCATCAATTGTCTATATTGATGGTCAAGCGTGCGGGCCAAAccacaaaagcacaaaaggcAACCGGCaaaactacaacagcaacaacaacaacaacaacaacaacaagctgaaaataaataaattatacgtATAAACGATTTGCGGCCAAAGTATTTATCGATTCAAGCATCGTTTTtgcgccaaaaacaaaaagcacaaatagcataaataagcggaaaatcaaataaagtaaTGAGCAAACTTTAGGACAGCAAGTGCCACAAttcaaaatgttgtaaaattaaataaatagttaggCCAAAGTTGCTTTGAATTGTAAAACTAAAAAGTTCATTCAAGCTCTCAGTTTATATTCGAATCTCAAAATCTGCCAACTCTTATAACTATGCTCGACTATAGCTTAAGCGTATTCAGACACTTAACTCAACGAGTTTCAATATTCAAAACTGACTTTGGCGCATTTGCAAGTTGAAGTTTTGAATTTCCTGCAACTCTTGCTCTCGCTTGCTTTGGCTTCCAGGCGCCTCTTTGAGCTATATGTGCacctatttttattttttttgtagctttgtttGGCTGTTGACCAGCGACCTTTGACCGCATTTTTGGTTTTCATTTGATAGTTTTTTGGTTTGGGCGCTTTGCAGTTTTCCATTTGCGCATTGAGcggagctgagctgagctgagtggAGCATTGTGTGTGCCTTGAACCCATGCACGTTGCCCTTTTGGCGATGTCGACATCATTTGGCAGTGCATTTTGGGTCACGAGTTGTGTAATCCAAGACGCCACAAGTGGTCAGTGGACAGCAGCGGCTTTGGCTTGAGCTCAGCGAAATTCCCGtgaatttgaaaacaattttctttatttacttttgttttatgctgcgctgcgctcttttcttattgtttatgGCTATCGCTCAGCTAAGCGTGCTAAGAGGCGGCAATTAACAAAAAGAGCAGCGCAAGagtgtgcgagagagagagagagagagtgagagagggggCGGGGGAAGAGAGAGATAGTTACTGTATTATTCTAAGCCAAGCTTGACGCCtacaacttttatttcaagtctttgctacaacaacaatgagcagcaacaaattcacagcaacaacgacaacaacaacaacaacaacaataattaaaagttaaaacttGGAAGTATTTTGTACTTCTTTTGTATGAAAATTGCGTGAAAAATTTcactgtcagcagcagcagcagcagcagcaacgtgagAGTGAGAAGTGTAAAGTGGGAGGGGAGCAGCACGCCCAATTGGCTTTGGGGGCTGCTGGCGGTTCATCGCGTGTCGCGTGTGGAAATGTTTTGTGCGCCCAATGAAATTCAAATCGCTTGCAGCGAAAGTGCAACAACATTAATTAGCGACAACTTGTGggagtagcagcaacagcaacagcagcagcagcagcaacagccagtGGCATCGATGTAGTCAACGCCCAGCGGCCCGCCCCACACTGAACGCCGCCAAATGATCGAATGGTGGTGATCCTTCTACTGTCGCCATGCACatgcagccgcagccaaagcagccgCCACGCActagcacaacagcaacagcaacagctacaaacacagcagcaacatgttgcagctacgccttgctgcgctgccaactcacccactggcagcagcaattcaaaCTCCTCTTCGGCCTCCACTGGTGACACGGCCATACCCGCCACAAACTATCGCCACACTGCCCCAACGCCACAACGGCCTAGTCATAGTCATAGCTACCAGCAATCACCACTGTCCGCCAGCAACTGGCACGCCCCCAACTCAGCCAATGCAGTGCCCAAGCCGCCGCGCAGttacgcccacgcccacgcccacgcctacAGCCACGCCCTTGCGCCTAATATCTATCGCATCTACGCAACGCCACAGCAAcacactaacaacaacaatattaacagtaacaacaacattagcagcagcagcaacagcagcgactaTGTGCGTCACGTGACCCGCGTTAATTTCTACGACGTTGATACTTCACAGGTCGAATTCGAGCCCAAAGACGACGAGGACAGCAACGAGGCGACGGCAAACGATTGCGATACAGAAGCTATAACCAAAGAAGGTGAGTGCCCAAACTAACTTAGTTAGCATATAGTAAAGTTGGAGCTCACTTGCTTTGTTCTCTTAAGCGTGAAATCATTGAATGCTTTTAGTTTATAGACAGATCGAGAGAtctatgcatatgcatatgcatatggctgttgtcatttgttgttgtgctggtTGATGATTGTTGATTGCATCAGAACGTGCATTGGCATGCAAGGCCACTCCGTTGATTGCTGCCAGTTCGTTGAGTGTGCGCATGATTCACgtacattacgtatacgacgTAGCGTACGACTGGCAGCCCTTTCGCTAGGACTTTAACAAGCGCCGTCGACTTGCGGAAATCATAGaaagtttgatttaattatgtgATTAACTTAGCACAAAGGCGCCTCTGGCTACGGCACGAAGAAAAGCGGCagccaaccaacaacaacaacaacaacaacaacaacaagcggcggATAACTTGTAACATTGtgaaaagtgtaaaaaattagaaataacaagcagctacagcaataacaatggcaaTATGGTAAtgtgcaaaaagaaaatgtttcaAGCGAGTTTCCCACGTTATcaaatcattaaaaatcaacgccagcaacagcagcagcagcagcagcagcaacaaaatgctgcacaatttagttgctggcattatgttgctgctttgcatacaagtacaagaaatttaataattgagagcgccagcgccagcgtgTTGTAATCTTTAATTAGCAGCATATAAACGAGCAGCTGGACCCAGTTAAGCCAATTGAACTGAAGTGTAGGCTCAGCTTCAGTTGAgtgtttggctttgtttgtCGCATAGCTAAGTTTTTAACAACTCTGCACTAAGTTGAGTTTAGCAATCTTTGCTTAGCGCATTGCACAAGCGGCAGCTACTAccaatttacataaattgcattcaaaagtttacacacacacacatttggaACGATCTCATATTTCATTGTAATGAAAAGGGCGCGGCCCACGAAGTCATAAAGTTCACATCGATTAGGGCGTGGCCACAACAAGTGCTGAGCGCGACTGCAAAAAGAGGTCGACGGCGGCCTAAAATGGTCGCTAGAGGGCGCTTTTAGCCACTTAGCGTAGCCATAATTGATACcacaattaaagcaaacgaggcagcaacaacagcaacagccacagcaacaatataatGAAACCTATGCACGACGACGATGCCACACTCAGCGCTTAGAGCTCACAGCATAGCGAGTGAGTGGTTGGAGTGgggggggggcgtggcagcgtaTGGCATAAATAACGATTACATGTCGTCAGGCTGCGCAATATcgattgaaaaaaaaacaaaagaaaaaccaacaacagcaacagcaacaaattgagaatgcaagaaacaaaaaccaacaaagTCAAAAGTCTACACCGCACCCACCACCCCGCAGCCCTCAGCTTCCCTCTTTGGCTACACAGCATGCGTCTCGTgccgtttgtttatttaattgttgctattgttgctactgcaactgcaactgccgctgctgctgctgctgctggtttgcTTGGCTGACTGCCAGTTGCCAATGCAATGCGGATAtctagctaaatatatatatatatattgtatatatagcagctaCTTATGATAAAGCTAAGCACATACGGCAGTCAGCGCTTAAATAGTTCGATCAAATCAACTGACCGCAGCATTTGCCATTGCAACAAGTCagtgcaacatcaacagcagcaacagcaacgatcTCGTTTCGTTTTCTTAAGCTGCAGATAAATTATATAAGCGACCTTTAATGGTCCAGCGATTTCAATGCAGTCtcaagaaagcaaaaaaaaaagaaatagacAAGACACACTGCAGTTTCATTCAGCAAAAatctgcaacagttgctgctgctgctgctgctgctgcggctgctgctgctgtcggaTGTCCGAGCATCAAGCTGAgcgttgttttttgttttgtcggttgttgttgttgttgtgattttgGCGTCACaggttgccacacacatacatacacatagtACAGTTAGCCAGACAGACCGGACAGGCAGACGGACGAGTAGACCAAGTTGGACTTGGTTACGTAATTGGGcgacggcaacaacaacaacaacaacaacaacaacaacaacttgagcTCCACACTCTAAGCAAACCAAATGTGGCAGCCACTCAGCGAATCGCTGAAGCGCTTCGTTATTTCTTTAGTACGtttatttcttcttcttgctgctgctgctgctgctgctgttgttgttgttgctgttgcatatgcaaactacaaaatgcatgcaaatgctttttatgTGGCAATCagaacatgcaacatgctgctgctgctgctgctgctaaatcgattgcaactgcaatttgttgtttgctctctcaatattaattatgtcATAAAAGTCGGTCAGCATTTGAACAGCTGATTCGTTGGCTTTGTTTAATGATAAACATAAAAGTTGAAAAGCATCTTGTCccatatttatagcttaaataaCTTAAAGTTTAGAGCGCACTCAAGTTATAACTAAGTTTAGTATGCCTGCTtatgtttaacttttaatatattgcattaatttgaaCTAGTGCGACAAGTTCAGGCAGCAACATTTCAAAATCAAGAACTTTGTGCAGCTAGCAAACGACTATCGATTGATTTTGCAACACTTATCAATTggctttttaaatgttaaaaacaatagcgcatgcaaatgtttattaaatgcaaaacttgtAATAGTAGCAGCTAATACGTTTTAAATTGAGCTAATGTGTTATGCTCTGTTGGACTTTTGCTGTAGATTAAAATGTCAATTGGAATTGCACGCGATAAAAACGAATTTGGCTTCATCGACGACCTTGAAAACCTGCGCTACAGCCAATAAGCAAAGACagtaagagagcgagagcgagagagcgagagcgagagagcgactgcggcttggcagcagcttaaaagctttgttagcttacaatttgcagtttgcttttgagcgtagctgcttttttatataaattaatttatatttatttgattgctgctgctcagtttgTGGCAAAGcgaaacaacaagcaaagcagcaaagtttcAAAGTTTCGTTTGAATTCGCAGCGCTCTTGTTGAATTGAACAGCGCCATCTGTTGTCTTTGCAGCGCAACAGTTGGCGTGctgaataaatttaacagcatGCGCCAAGTTCGGCTGCGAGTTCGAACTacagctgtttttttttttttcattgcctAACTGCAAGGCTGACgctaaacttttatttgatttaccgttttgttttgctttgtgtgtgttcgtgtgcaGAGGAATGGATAACGAAGCGCAAAACAGAGCTAACGACAACAAGACAAATCGAGACGCGTGTGCAGCGTCAAGTGAAGCTGCAGGCGGGGAAGGTCATAGAGGATTCGGGTCCCATAGTGTCCACCAATACCACCGAGGATACGGACAAGCAGGAGACGGAGACAACAGAGGTGAGTGCGATGCaactaattgaataaaaataatataaagtaattattaatatattaataactatataaatatttatttaatacaagtCCAttcaactataaaataaaatctattgaaatctatttgtatttatattttgaatagaaACGCGACTTGGGACTGCCGGATGATCTGGATGGCAATGCGCAGCTGATCGATGTGGCCGCACTGGAGGAGGGAGTCGTGGACGAgaagcagctggcgcagctgcagcagaacTTTGGCGTTGTGGCTGGCATGGGAACGGGCACGGGAatgggagcgggagcgggagctgGTGGGAAGCTGGTGAAGCGCATGGTGGCGCGGCCGAGCGATGGGCTGGTGCGGCAAGTGGATGACAAGCGCGTGATATCGCATGAGGAGATCAAGGACTACCACGAGACGCAGGATGTGAAGCACATGGGTGACATAACCGACGAGGTGAGTAGCACATTCTGTTGTTGAAACTTGAGACACAAAATAACTGAAAATCAATTCGGCGTGAAAAAtgtgataacaacaacaaaagcaacagcaacagcaacaacaacaacaataactggcAACTGGCCAGCAGGCAACAAGTTAAGAGCCAAGAGGCAGCCAGCCAACAGTTAAcgagttttgttgctgctgctgctgctttaaagcTCATTTGaaagttattattgttgttgctgttgcttttgttgctgccgcaacCAGTGCCCAAGCTGCGCTGCATCCTAAGCTGTGGCCGCTGGTTCAGTCGATTCAGTCGCCGCTGAGCGAGCGTCGAGCAGACAACTCGTTACTCGCTTTAAAAAGAAACTCGCAACGCGTTATTGCCTTTgcctgaactgaactgaaactaaactaatataattattatttatttctttataattaatgcattaataagTCAGCAGGCAGCGcgtttagtttaaataatattaataaaataataaataaacaaaacggtCTCGcgtgcgcgctctctttgtctctctctcgcgctctcttcaACTCCAACTCGCATCTTACGCTTTACGGCTGTGTCTTGTTGTTCGCTaatagttttgttgtttgtttactatacttgtgtatgtgtgtgtgtgtgtttgtgattttagtttgtttaaattatagtttaagttttgagttaacaacaaaaataaagaaaagtgaAAACTCAAACGCAAATTGGCCAACGTTGCGAATTGGCTGCATTAACCAGGTGcgagcattaaattaaacttagaCAAcgaacttaaaaacaaaagacttaggcaacgaacttacAGTGAAGTGCTAGTAATAAATTGTATGTGGCAGCCGCAAGaaccaaaaatattatacaaacttTAAAAGGGGCTGAGTGTAGATGGTGAAGCAGTGGTGAGGGGTGAGGTGTGAGGGGTGGGGATTGGGTTAAGTTAAGTGCGCTGGCTCTTTAAACCGGTAGTTGGCAATTACGCGCAGCTAGCAAAAGGTTGTGTACCACACACAATAACAGATGATgccacagacagagagagagactaagagggagggagagagagaggaagaggAAGAGAGCAAGTTGTGGTGGGCTTAAGCAGATAGAGAAAAGTGCTGCAGACCTGTTCTGAGCGTTTGCAGCTTAATCAATAGCCAAAGTGCTCCTGCTAGGCGTGTCTGGCAGCAGGTCCATGAACctaaccacacacacaagcacacaaacacacacacacacacacacataagttgGGCATTtgagaatttgaatttaaatgttgttgctgttgttgttgttgttgttgaaaattgtgtttattgcTTTGGCTCTTACTTCTGGTCTTAAGCAGCCAgctgcgcatatatatatgtatgtatgtgtgtgtgtgttggctcaAACTTGTTTTGGGGGCAAGCTGGGCGCACTGTAATCAGCGCATACCGatcagcaggcagcagccagcgccaacTTCACGCAAttccaaacccaaacccaaatcCAAATCCAAACCCAAATGTAGTTGAGGCGCCGCAACACAACGGGGCGTTAGTTATGCTGGGCACAGCTCAATAAATTTAGCTCTAGTCTCTAGTCTCAgcttatgtgtgcgtgtgtgtgtgtgtgtgtgtgtgtgtgtgttggcgttggggcagcttggccagcatagcagcagccaaggcaaACTGGTTGGCTCAACTCGAACTCGAGCTCGAACTCAGAGGCGATTTAACTCGAGCTCAGCCCAGCGCCAGTGCAGTCCCACTACAGTCACATTTCTCTttgtctacacacacacacacgcgcagaCATTTAAGCCACTTGgcatgcagcaacagcaacagcaacagcaatcgcaatattcatttgaataaaatttttgttgttgttgtttttggcaacACAAATCGTTCGCTTGAGATTTGCTTGCCCACTTGGACTGGCAGCTACAGTTTGACTTTGCTACATTCGTCATTAATGTTGCGGCTTATGCGTTGGCAAAGTAAAAAGCCTCAGCGACGAAAAACACGTTTAAATTGAAACGGCATTTGGCCAATGACGAATCACTTGACAATGTCCGTTTGCCCTTCGGCTCactgccaaagcaacaaagtgAAGAGTcgtgagcacacacacacacagatacaccaataaattatttaataattaaatgcttcaaTTTAAGGCTTACAgtaaatattctatataagtaacaaaaaagcaaaagctgcatattaatataaatatgaatttagtTTAGCATTAACTTAAGCGACTTTTGCTTGTAGCGCATGCTTACTGTactgtatgtttgtgtgtgtgtgtaagccaaTTAACGGTCTGTTATTTGCTAATCAAGATCTTCATTGGCGCCAACTTGACGACGCCTCCAATGCAAGCCACGCAGCTcacttgactgactgactgtcaatctgcccaccagcagcaaaaaaagaaaaaaaaaactaacctATGCCTATAAAAACTTGGCCATACCACAGCTGCTtgacttcttcttcttctttgtcATGTTCATCAAACATTCAATGAGCAATCAAatgttttatgtgtgtgtggagcaaGGGGAAACTTCAAGTTGCTGTTCAAgctaaacagcaaaacaacaaataaaacactttCTACGCGCTTTACCGTTAAGCAAGGTCGTCGctgacgacagcagcagcagcagcagcagcagctgaaacaaacagcaacattcAGCGTTTTTTCCCAACTCGAAATTTAGCAACTGGTTGGTCTGGCGGTCAGTCTGACTGAGCGACTTGGCTTAAGCTTCTGCCGCgcagcttcaacttcaacttcagcgATGCGTGCAGTTTGCTTGTCATCTTAGCTCAGCAGCGAAGACAGCGACTGACCTTGAGgtacagttgctgctgctgctgctgcttaccgTTACAATTGCATACCAACAACtgttgcaaatagcaaatgcaaCGTGTGgtggcaacaaaaagtaaaaaggcGCTGCATTGTGGTTTTTGGTTTGGCGCTTTGTCTTGCTCTGAATAGCAGTGTGGCATGTCTTCAGCTTGGAAGGCGCTAACCACTAACCAACCAAGCAACCCAACCAGCCCACCCACCCCATTCAGCAGCCACTGcatgttgcaatttgttgctgctgtttttgccGCTGATGCAACAGTTGCCACTTTGTGTGACGCATTTGCTGTTTTACCGttagaatttattgtttatgttttcgCCACATCGcattttttcgctttgctgtTCAGTTAACTttcatttgttatgcaaatttttgcacttcaacaaaaaagtcaaagcgtgaaatttgaaatgcgttgaaaagtttaaaacttaagctatGATTGGCAATTgtcaaagttatttatttatgaattgcttataaacaataaatattgaataaagtttattaaattttaaagctgagCAATACTTTGaagtaaaacaatttgcaacaaatttctttattgtttttatgacAATTAATGAATTGAGTGTTTGACgaatttttgttgaattaattatttatgtttattgccAGACTTACGTGAAGGCGGTGCGGGAGGGCGCTGAGGATTTGGAGGCGGTGCTCTGTTCGCCGCagagtcagcagcagctggtggcgCTGGGCCCGCAGCTGATAGCGGAGACCAGTCGGTCGCGCAAGACCATCGACTCGGAGGAGACGCAGAAGCGTTGCCTGGCGCAGGAGGACGGCACGTTGGTCACCGAGAGCAAGCGCACCACCGAGCACGAGATCATCCTAGACGGCGACGAGCCGGCGGACAGCAAGGGCCGTGGCCAGGggcatgagctgctgctgggcgggGAGCAGCTGAAGACGACAGCGGCCAGCCAGCGGTATTTCAAGCAGCGCGACGAGCAGCATGTGGATCTGTTAGCGGGCGGCAAGGTGGTGGCCAGCGAGATGCGCTACGCAGCGGAGACAATGCAAATGGACAAGGACGGCTCGCTGGAGCGGCCCGGCGACTGGGACAGCCTCTCGGATCGCATGCGCAAGCTGCGCcgttcgcagcagcagcagcagcaaaagggtGAGTGCCAAATCCCAAACGGGCCCCCAATCCCAATGCTAACTAATGTGACTCCCGTTCTCTTGCAGAggtggcgctgctggcggATCGCAAGGATGCGTTGACCAAGCGACCGCTGGACTTTGATCGCGAGGAGGAGACGCGCAAGGGCGAGACGATGAAGTGGCTCGAATCTCACTTTGGCAGCGAGTCCACCGCCTCCAACGATTCGCGCGACGATGAGAAcaacgacgccgccgccgccggcgcTGCCGACGTGGAGCCCACCAAGAAGAGCTACTTCAACGTGACCATCAAATCCCAGAgccagctacagctccagcagcagcagcagcagcagcaacagcagcctcCAGTGCTGAGCAATGGCAACTTGGGCAACGCTGGACAGACGCATCTGCATACGCAGACGCTGCCGCGCGAGCGtgacagagacagagatagagacaggGAAAGACTGCGTGAGCAGGAGCGGGATCGGGAGCGGGAGCGCAGCACACTGGACCGCAAGCATGTGGCCAGCAGTGGCGGCAAGTTCTATCAAGGGATCAGCAACTGGGCGGAGCGCCAGGAgctgccccagcagcagcagcagcagcaacacttctCCTCGCAGGCCTTTCGCGAGGATCTGCAGGAGACCATACGGCGCAAGCAGATGGGCGGAGTGGGCGGTGCGCTGCCGCTGGCAACGccgacgccgctgctgcatgGCGACAGCTACGTCAGCCGCGAGGACATTCTGCAGCAGAAGCGCCAGAGCCTGTCGGCGCAGTTTCTGGCGAGGAATGCGCGTGGCTCACGCGATGCGCTGAACGAACTGGACGCGCTGCCAGCGCCGGCGTCAGCGTCAGTcgtgcaacagcaacgtgCCACAAGCATGCAGCGCGCCGAGGCACGCGGCAAGAGCTACGAGCGCAGCCTGGagagccaccaccaccacgcCCATGAGTACAGTGTGGGTGGCGGAGCTGTAGCTGGACGGCCCACAGTGCCGCAGCGTCGACGTGCCATTGAAAAGAAGCTCAGCGAGCAGAAGCTGACGGCAGGAGCAGCGGTGccgccagcgccgccgccaccgctggCCGCCACActcgagctggagctggagccgcCGCCGGACTATTCCCCGCCGccgcgcagtcgcagccgcagtcgcagctcGTCGCCGCAGGTGGACTATCTGCTCAGCCGGCCGCGTCATGGGCCGCCGCATGGCCACGCTCCACTGGCGGTGGAGCCCAGCAGCATGACCCTCAAccggaagcagcagcagcgcacgcgCTTTGCGCccgccgccagcgccagcgcctcCAACTCGAACCTGTCcacgctgagcagcagcaagcccAGCCGCATGGGCCAGGTGATTGGCAACTCGCTGCGCAAGCTCGTCAGCAAGATTCGCACCGCCAGCGCCGAGCGCAAGTTTCGCATGAAGTCGCGCGCCGTCTCCAAGTCGCGCGAGCAGTCGCCCGCCGCCcaaaatgccacgcccaccaccTACCAGCAGTACAATGTGATCGATGGCCACATCAATGGCAACGGGCACGGCAATGGACACGCCAACGGGGTGCGGcacagcagccagagcaacgACGGCTCCGATGGCTCCAATAGCGATGGCCAGCGGCGACGCAAGGCGGCGCAGCtaacagcgctgccagcagcgcagtcgcagtcacagtcgcagtcgcagctgaTAAGTCCACGTCAGCGCTATTACCTGGGCGAGGATCCCTACTCCAGCACGCTCTACGGCAAGGAGAACATGTACGAGCGGCATGCCACACGTGCAACACGtccccagcaacagcagcagcagcaacaacagcaacagcaccaacGCTTTGAGGCGGAGGAGGAGGTGGATTACTATGATACACGTGGCATGGTCATGGGCGTGCCGCCACCAACGTCGACGCACACGCTGGGACGCTACCAGAAGCACAGCCAGCGCTTTAGCGGCTCCACACCCAATCTGCATGCCCAGCAGGATTATCGCTCGGCCCAAACGCTGCCGCGCAAGCTGCACGAGCAGCCGCCGCGTCGCTATGCGCCGCTCGAGAAG is part of the Drosophila busckii strain San Diego stock center, stock number 13000-0081.31 chromosome X, ASM1175060v1, whole genome shotgun sequence genome and encodes:
- the LOC108606492 gene encoding LOW QUALITY PROTEIN: uncharacterized protein LOC108606492 (The sequence of the model RefSeq protein was modified relative to this genomic sequence to represent the inferred CDS: inserted 2 bases in 1 codon) produces the protein MVVILLLSPCTCSRSQSSRHALAQQQQQQLQTQQQHVAATPCCAANSPTGSSNSNSSSASTGDTAIPATNYRHTAPTPQRPSHSHSYQQSPLSASNWHAPNSANAVPKPPRSYAHAHAHAYSHALAPNIYRIYATPQQHTNNNNINSNNNISSSSNSSDYVRHVTRVNFYDVDTSQVEFEPKDDEDSNEATANDCDTEAITKEEEWITKRKTELTTTRQIETRVQRQVKLQAGKVIEDSGPIVSTNTTEDTDKQETETTEKRDLGLPDDLDGNAQLIDVAALEEGVVDEKQLAQLQQNFGVVAGMGTGTGMGAGAGAGGKLVKRMVARPSDGLVRQVDDKRVISHEEIKDYHETQDVKHMGDITDETYVKAVREGAEDLEAVLCSPQSQQQLVALGPQLIAETSRSRKTIDSEETQKRCLAQEDGTLVTESKRTTEHEIILDGDEPADSKGRGQGHELLLGGEQLKTTAASQRYFKQRDEQHVDLLAGGKVVASEMRYAAETMQMDKDGSLERPGDWDSLSDRMRKLRRSQQQQQQKEVALLADRKDALTKRPLDFDREEETRKGETMKWLESHFGSESTASNDSRDDENNDAAAAGAADVEPTKKSYFNVTIKSQSQLQLQQQQQQQQQQPPVLSNGNLGNAGQTHLHTQTLPRERDRDRDRDRERLREQERDRERERSTLDRKHVASSGGKFYQGISNWAERQELPQQQQQQQHFSSQAFREDLQETIRRKQMGGVGGALPLATPTPLLHGDSYVSREDILQQKRQSLSAQFLARNARGSRDALNELDALPAPASASVVQQQRATSMQRAEARGKSYERSLESHHHHAHEYSVGGGAVAGRPTVPQRRRAIEKKLSEQKLTAGAAVPPAPPPPLAATLELELEPPPDYSPPPRSRSRSRSSSPQVDYLLSRPRHGPPHGHAPLAVEPSSMTLNRKQQQRTRFAPAASASASNSNLSTLSSSKPSRMGQVIGNSLRKLVSKIRTASAERKFRMKSRAVSKSREQSPAAQNATPTTYQQYNVIDGHINGNGHGNGHANGVRHSSQSNDGSDGSNSDGQRRRKAAQLTALPAAQSQSQSQSQLISPRQRYYLGEDPYSSTLYGKENMYERHATRATRPQQQQQQQQQQQHQRFEAEEEVDYYDTRGMVMGVPPPTSTHTLGRYQKHSQRFSGSTPNLHAQQDYRSAQTLPRKLHEQPPRRYAPLEKPPLPXSQSQSQQQRQLYVSPAAAATGAGAGPAKPARTYAKVLNRSKSFNVHGMNGSNDPSPIYIEKLTRNNYNYNNYSNAQAQAQAPVQVKDNGHGMGMGMGMGMSNASAYKSNPHLYSAGKDNSLKSGLKSPSIVNLISRSQRDLTKLDGQADEQLYAAEDKKQLYLRGLHQQAPELYRVMHGDEDAAYGRLGGGKYALQPKYSLDSRAPPAVELNKDTASIVRRGSEVHATSNLQHHHHHHQQQQQQQHQHLRRGSGATIIELRNRK